The Aspergillus nidulans FGSC A4 chromosome VIII genome contains the following window.
AATCCAGCACTCCCGAAATCCCAGCTTCGCCGCGTCGACCACGTCAACGAGTCCTTTGAGCCCCGAACTCATTGCGAGTCTTagccgcagcggcggcgctgAGCAGGAAATGGCTGGACTTGGGAGGCTGGAATACTCTGACATGCACTCAAACCATCAAAGCTCTTCAACGAACGGGACGGCGAACCACAATACACAGGGAATGCTGAGCACGATTGAAGACCGGGATACCGACGATGTGTCAGAAGGGGCTAGTCCGTTGAGTGTAGCTCACAGAAGGATGAACTCTACCGGAAAGCCGTGGCGAGAGCGTTCCCACAGTCGTTCGCACTCCAGACACGCGCAGGCAGAGTCGAAGACTGTTGGTGAATACGCACTGCATCATCTGTTCAATTCTGTGAGTCTATATGGAAATGGAGTGTCTGCCAACGATTACTGATGCATGCTTAAGTTTGTCGGTCAAGCGGACAATAAGATAAACCAGGCTATCATGAAACTGGGCGAATCGGATACTCCAGTGGAGGATGTTTGCGGCCCAGGAACGGACTCGAAGTTCGATCAATTGATTTCAGCACTGGGTCATATTGCTCGCCAAAAACCCAAGCCACTGATTGATACGATCATGCTTTGGAGGAAAGCCAAAGGTGATGCTGTCCTTGGAGCTAAACAAGCGGCCAGTCAAGTAGGTTACTGCATTCATTAGAACTGTTTCTCCGCTGACCAAGTCTGCCTTTGCAGTCAAAATCGCCCGCTGAGAATGGCTTAATGATGCGGCGAAATACGGAGCCGAGCCAGGCGGCTGGCGATTCAGGCCATTCACCGAATTCGCTCCTTTCCCGGCACGATGATATTGTTTTGACCGAGCGACGAGCGACCGTTTCGGTTTATCTAGTGTGCAGGGTTTTGATAGAAATATTCAATCAGAGCAGTCTCGAATCTATAACAGTCGACATGGCGGACCGGCTAGAAGACATAGTGTTCGGCCAACTGAAGACAGTTGACCCCGACCAGATTACTGCCTCGCCACTCCGGATGGCTAACTGGAGAATCTACTCACAGCTGCTTGGTATCATGAGCGAAGAGAAATTCACAAGCGTTACGACTAGGTTTTTAACGGAGCTTGAGAAATatcagaaggaagaaagtTTACGAGGACCATCTAAGGAGGGAGATGCCAGAACAGAGCTTTTGATTTCGGGCTTGAAGCACGTCCGCATCAGGACGAGCCCTGAGAAATGGCCGAAATCGTGCGATTTCATGAGGTCGTTGGCCCGCTTATTTGTCAACGCTCATGGCCAGCGCATCAAGCAGGCGTATTGCAGTATATTCGAGAAACTGCTTCTTCCGGTAGCAGCCAACCCGAACTGCGATCTGACACTTCCCAAGTGGAAGGAGTTTCTCGACTTGGTACACTCACGTCTTCCGCATATGTTGACCAAACCCAGGCATTGGCCTGCAGCTTTTCCACTCCATGTTTTACTTCTCTGTTTATCGTCCAAGGAGAACTTCTCTTCTCAATGGCTGTCAATCATCCAATCCCTTCCCGCTAAACTCAAAGATCGACCTACAAGAGGACCAGCTCTTCAGGCGATGTGTCGCTTGGTGTGGACCTACTTCTTCCGTTATTCAGATTCTCCCACCGTGACCCTCCGCAAGATCGATGAGGTAGTCAAGGTAGCACTGCCGGCAGGGAAGAGGACATACCTCAGTACCGACCCATTAGTGGCTGAGCCTTTGGTTCAGTTGATACGAATGATTGGGTTTAAGCATCCTGATGTTTGTTTCCGAACCATCATTTTTCCTTTGATCAATTCGGACTACTTCTTGTCCCCTGGAAGGGACATAAAAATCGAGCAAATGGAACCAGAGAAGATGGTGATTGGTATCCAGTCATTCCTTGCAATCATTGCGGACCTGGAGAACTGTGACCAGCTATGCCCCCCTGTTCCTACCGGCTCGATCCCCAACCCGTTTACCGACCCTACTGATACAACGTCCCTGTTTCGACCGCAGAACCCTATAGACCCGAAGCTTCCCGGTACCACTGACGCGGGTCAAAATTCGCCCTGTCCTGTTAATACCGCACGACTCAGCGATAACATCAAGGCTCATTATTTCCGCTTCTGCGAGATATTGGGTAAGATCACACTACTGTGCGATAATACTTTTGGTGGCCAAGCTGCCTTGGATGAAAAGTTCGGTGGAAGTACGCCCAAGACGCCTATTACAGAAGCTTTCAGTTTTGGGCGACGAGATGATCATCTCAACGCCTTGGACCAGAGGCAAGGATTTTATGACCTGCTTCATGTGGCCGTTCAAGCACTTCCCCGTTGCTTATCTGACCACACACCATTTAATTCACTGATCAATTTGTTGTGTACAGGCACTGCTCATGTTCAGCCTCaccttgccttttcttctgctgagTCCCTGAAAGCGATTGCGCGCCAGTCTCATGCACAGCAAGTCACGATGGGATTCGCTAGATTCATCTTCAACTTTGATGCCAGATATTCTACAATGTCCGACGAAGGGATGCTTGGACCGGGCCACATCGAGTCGACTCTGAGACTCTATGTTGAGCTATTACAAATCTGGATTGAGGAAATCAAGCAGAAAACTAAGGGTACTATTGCGGATTCAGGTGAAATGAACGGCACAGTAAGCCGCGCGCTACACCTTGATCTGTCCAGCGTTTTAGCGCAAGTCGAGGAAGTCGAATCTCACGGCTTATTCTTCTTATGCTCTCAGTCACGGGTGGTGCGATCCTTCGCTATTACTGTGCTTCGACTTATAACAGAGTTTGACAGTGCTCTCGGCAAAGAGAACACCAGAATAATCAGGATACTTGAGGCTGACTCTCAGCAAATTCTGGATGTCAACGACGAGCATCTAACGGTCGCCGAAAGGAGCCGTATTCAAAAAGGAAAACGACGGAGTGCCTCCCAAAATACTCTAATAGAGCTTTGCAGCAGCGAGGTTTCATACGATTCGACTTTATGGTCTAAGGTGTTTCCCAACATTATCCGCATAAGTTTTGAGACTTGCCCTTTCGCTGTCACACTAGGGCGGGAAATTGTCTGCGCAAGGCTCGTTCAGATGCACAAAGCTATCACCGCCTTGGCAGAATCTCCGCAGCACCCTCAGTATCCTCCCATCGACCCTGCGCAAGCTCGCTTGCTGGCTAGGAATAACACGACTGCGGAAATCATGATTGAACAGTGGAAATCATACTTGGTTATGGCTTGTACAACACTCAATAGCGTTGGTGCACAGTCCCAAAGTCAACTGGCCAACGCCCAGCATACCAGGAAATCATCAAAGGGGTCACAGTCGTTCGACAAGATCGGGTCCGCTAGAAGCCTCTTTGCGTTTGTGATACCGTTGCTTTCCGCCGAACGTGCGTCCATTAGGAATGCAATAGTGGTTGCTTTGGGATCCATCAATAAATACCTTTATCGAATACTCCTCGAGTCGCTGCAGTACGCTGTTACGACTtgcaatgaagaagccaagatTCGAATTGGGACACATCATCGAACACCAAGTAGCCCCCGACGAAGCCGAAAGACGGACAGGTTACGAACAGAGGTAACGCATGTGTACAAACTAACGTCTAAATTTCTGAAGGAACCCGAAGTCTACAATGATGACTGGATCGTTAACAATCTCGTGACCTATGCCAAGGACCTACGAATATTCCTCAGCGACGCGGGTGTTCAAAACGATTGGGAATTTCAAAGCTTGCGCTTCCACTATTGTGGACTAATGGAAGAACTGTTCGAGGGTGTCAACCGTACGAAAGACCCGTCACGGTGGATTCCGTTTGAGGCACGCAAATCTTCCTTTTCCCTGATGGAAGACTGGTGCGGTTATTCCCCGAACCAAGCTCAAATCTCCCAACGGGAGGAGCATATGCGGAAGCTTGCCATTGCTCAGCGTCAGGAGGCAGGCGGGGAACTACGAGGTGCCACTGCAGCCACAGAAATTGAGAAGCGAAACCTCAGGGCAGCCGCTCTTGGTGCAATGGCATCCCTTTGTGTAAGCGATGACTTCTCATTTGCCATCTGATACTAACATTGGTAGGCGGGCCCAATAAGTATTACTACAGAGAGCGGCTCAGTGCTCCAATTTGATGTCGGACGGATGCTGTCATGGATTGAGATCATCTTCAACACTGTCAGTGATAAATGGCATGCAATCGGTCGACGTGCGCTGAAAAATTTGATCCTCCACAACAAAGAACACACTTACCTGCTGGAGCGGTCGGTTGAGATGTGCTATGTGACAGAGCGGCCCAAGTCCCTTGAGAGCTACTTTGAAGTAGTTACCGAGATTTTGATTGAACACACCGACTATCCGTTGGGCTTCTGGAGAATTCTGGGCGCTGTCCTAGTCACTCTGGGCAGCCCTAAGCGAGAAATCAGAATGAAATCGGCCAAGCTCCTTCGAATCCTTGAGGAGCGtgagcagaagaactccCGGTTACAAGATTTTGATATTAGTATATCCGACAAGACAACCGCGGTCTACAAGCTGGCCCAGTTCGAAACATCGAAACGTCTTGCCCAGCAGCATGCTGACCTGGCATTTACACTCTTCTCAGAGTTTTCCCAGCATTTCAAGAACTTGCGGCCTGACAGTCAGCGAAACTTGGTGGCGGCAATTCTCCCTTGGGTACAGACAATGGAACTGCAGGTTGATCCCAACGGTGGCCCCACAGCCAAGTCCTACATGCTCCTTGCCAACCTCTTCGAGATTACCATCCGGTCAAGTACGATACTCCCGAATGAGGTCCAAGCTTTATGGCAGGCGCTTGCCACAGGGCCTCATGGAGGAAATGTGCAGTTGGTGCTGGACTTCGTTATCAGCCTATGCCTCGAACGTAAAGAACAAAACTTTGTGGAGTATGCGAAGCAAGTGGTTGTATTTCTGTCAGGGACGCCTGCAGGTTCGAAGGTGATCGAGTTCTTTTTGATGCAAGTTGGTCCCAAGAACATGGTCCATGAACGAAAAGACATTACGCCGGCACCGCTAGACGTGAAGAGTTTACCATACGTTGCGGACCTCGCAACTGTGCTCCCTGTTGGTAACAAGCAAGCCGGGTTGTCCCTTGGTCAGGTTGCTCTTATTTTCCTTGTCGACCTCATGGTTGCTCCAGTCACCCTTCCACTTCCGGATGTCGTGAAGCTGTTGCATGTTGTCGTTATTCTTTGGGACCACTATACTCTTACTGTGCAAGAGCAGGCTAGAGAGATGCTTGTTCATCTCATTCACGAGCTCATTGCCGCCAagatcgaagatgatgaacccGCAGGGAGCCGGCAATCTATCGAGGACTTTGTGGAGTGCATTCGCAGAAGCGACCCTAAAGTAGTTTGGGAGTATGAGGACAGTCACGATaaagaggatggcgaggatgacagcCGTGTCCCATCTTCAATGGCTAGCGTTACTCACGCCGTTGTTGATTTTTTCAGTCTTGCTTACGAGGGAATCACCGATCTatgggcaaaagaagcaTTGAACTGGGCGACTTCATGCCCAGTACGGCATCTCGCCTGCCGTTCTTTCCAAGTTTTCCGCTGCATTTCGACAAGCTTGGACTCCAGAATGCTTGCTGACATGCTGGCTCGACTCTCAAATACAAttgcggacgaggaggcaGATTATAGAACTTTCTCTATGGAAATTCTCACGACGCTCAAAATCATCATTAGTTCTCGAGCACCTGCAGACCTGCTGCGATATCCGCAGCTTTTCTGGACGACATGTGCCTGTCTGAACACTATCCACGAGACGGAGTTTGTTGAGAGTGTTGGCATGCTAGAGAAGTTTTTGGACAGGGTCGACATGAGTGACCCGATCGTAGTCGGGGAGCTTGTCAAGGGCCAGCCACCGAAGTGGGAGGGCGGTTTTGATGGCATCCAGAACTTGGTCTACAAAGGGCTAAAAAGTTCTCAATCGCTCAACCGCACGCTGGATATTTTACATCGCTTGAGCGGCCTTCCCAACAATGAGCTCATTGGCGACGGCAACCGGCTTTTGTTTGCTATCCTGGCCAATCTATCCCATTTCCTTCGCCAGTTCGATCCAAACATCGATGATCCAAAAACACTCGCCCGTGCCACGTTATTGGCGCGCGTGGCCGAGGGTGAGGGATGCCCGCGTCTTGCAGCTTCTCTCCTTGGCTTCGCCAATGGGCAGTACAAGGCGGAGAATGATTTCTTAAGTCACATCATCACCGAAATACGATCCTATTACTATCCCCAACAGGATTTTCAAAGCCTAGTCTTCCTCATGGGCTTGCTCACGAACGCGACAGATTGGTTCCGTGTTAAGGTCATGAAAATACAGTGTGCAGTGATTCCCGAAGTTGACATGCGGCGATCTGATGTGGCAAGTCATGGCCCTGATTTGATATCGCCCCTTTTACGCCTTCTACAGACCGATCTTTGCCCTCAAGCTCTGCAAGTTATGGACCATATCATGACCGTTTCGGGCAATCCTATGGAGCGCCATCATATTCGGATGAGCATGGCTTCATCGACTTCATCGAGGGCAATCCGGAAAGAATACGAGCGAATCCAGAGTCTTTACGGGATCCCAGAACCTACGGGGTGGTCTATCCCGATGCCGGCGGCCCAGTCAGCTGTTACACGACATAATGTCCACGCGGTATTCTACACATGTGCTGAAGTTGATCGGGTAGATGCGCAGGAACCTGTACCGTCCGAGGTTGAGTTCCACGCTGACGATTACAATGACAATTTTTTCCCAATGCGAGCCGATACGATGCAATCGATTGAGACGCAGACGGATGGCAACATTGGGGATATTGTGCAGAAACTGGATAGTCTGGACGACTTCTTCGAGGACACAGAATCATCCCATCCGACGCTTGATGCTGTGCCTGATATGTCATTACGTGGTTTCGCAGGCGGTTACGTGGATTCCAACGCAAGTATCTATGACCAGCAAACCGCCCCGATACTGCGAAAGTCGCTCGCGCGGACagcctcaacatcctcaTTTCATAATGGTCTCGTTGACTCTCGCCCTACAAATATGCGCTTTGACGGTGTTGGCTATCATACCGCCGGCACATCGACACCTCATCTATCCACCCAAACGCTACGTCCAGTATCTCATACACGTTCTGTGACCTCACCGGTCAATCACGTCTTTTCTCAAAGCTCGGCTGGTCCGCAGTTCTCTACTCCACCCACTGGAGTTCATGAGCCCACCTTTTTCTCTGACGATGAAATGGAGGATGGCTCATTCGACTTTGATGGACGCCTAATGGTGAACAAGCACCCTGCGCACCCTTTGACCAGCCAATCACGCAGCGCAACGGACGGCTCGTCGTCGCTCGAATCGATGATCCGAAGTGGCATGAGACGACTCACCGGAAGCACAGCAGCTGGTCGAGATAAAGAGCGGCAGCGTGAATTTGTCCGAGCTCAGCACCGAGCGATGGCTCAGACTGTGGATTCACCACGTGTGCCGAAGGTGCCGGCGGAATACCTTGGAGGATCTCCAAGTCATCCAAGTTCACCGGGCCAGTAATGTGCCGATGCTGGACTATCGGCTGGCTTATAATTTGTTATACAACGTCTGTTCTCTATCAACTGGCACTTGGCTGTGCTGGCTCGGCGGCGTTTCAAGGGAATTCGATATTGGAATTATATTGCATACCTTCATACCCATGTTTGTCTACAATTTAGCGTCTCATAAGAGCTGGCGATTTTATTTTGCATTATACACATCGTTTGGACAGTCTTAGATTCATATACCATTTTCACTTAATTCTCTCATTATCTCATTATTATGCTCGTGGAAATAAATCAGAAATTCACGTGACCGTCGGCGGGCCCGTGCCTTCGCTACTTTTCCGGTTTAGGACTTCCCCGCATGAATCCCTTGTGGAGGCTAGAGGAAGATCAGTAGTCTTGAAGCGCAGCTTTGATCTTCATTTACCGATGAGACCTCGGATATTCACGGCATTCGGCCAGGTACTTATGCATACCCCTCAGAACTCTTTTGGTTGATCACGTTACGGCTGTCGCCTCAGACTTGCTCACGGCTCTACTCCGCGTTCTTTCCTCTTATCTTCTCAGGAATATATGCATTTTTTCTCAAATAAGGGCAAACGAAGATCGCCATAGGATTCTTAGTGCTCACTTCCAGCCTCTTAGAATGAGCTTCTCGTGTGCCACTCCCCTCGTGCGCAGGGGTGCCGCTCCAAGGTCATGCTACACACTCGTCCGCCTTCGAAAACCAACACCGCGATCGACGAAGGCCTTTTCAACCAGTTTACGACGAGATGATACTTGGGGATTTATTGGACTGGGACAGATGGGTACGCTTCCTTGACTGCCTCCAATCGCGGCTTGCATCGTCGCAGTTGCTCGATCTATTCCCATCCGAAGCTGCTAACATTACATTGACAGGATACAACATGGCCAAGAACCTCCACGCAAAGATCCCACCATCAGATATACTTATTATTCGGGATGTGAACGAGGAATCGACAGCACGATTTGTTCGAGAGGCTCGGGATACAGCCAAGAGCTCTGGCGCCAGCAATGTCCTGCCAGAAGTTATAGTTGCTGATAATGCAAGGGAAATCGCGGAGAAGTCGGTAGGTTTACATGTATTATGTCGATCTAGGCTGTTCTAATTGTGTCTTTGCAGAATGTGATAATCACTAGTCTTCCGGAACCCCAGCACGTCAAGGATGTTTTTTATTCAATGCTTCGTCAAGGCACCCTACCCGCCCTAGAAAAAGAGCGAATTTTTATCGATACGTCGACAATCGATCCGGCTTCTACCAAGGAGATTGCGAATGCGATCCATTCGACTAATCAAGGGCGGTTTGTCGACGCACCCGTCTCAGGCGGAGTTGTGGGCGCTCGCGCTGGTACTCTATCTTTTATGTTTGGAGCATCCTCTCGAACAGGAGAGCTAGTGGAGCGAGTCAAAGCCATTCTGTTACTCATGGGCAAAAAGGCATGGCACATGGGCGGGGCTGGAACTGGCGTCTCAGCGAAACTCGCTAACAACTACATTTTAGCGATCAATAACATCGCGACGGCGGAGGCTATGAACCTGGGAATGCGCTGCGGACTTGACCCCAAAGCTCTGCAAGATTTGGTTAGCGCGTCCACCGGCAGATGCTGGCCGATGGATGTCAACAATCCCGTTCCCGGCGTTGTGGAGGGTGCGCCAGCCTCCCGTGATTACGAGGGCGGGTTTGGCATTAGTCTCATGAATAAGGACTTACGACTAGCCCTCACAGCTGCGAAGGAGTCTGGTACTCCTTTGGCGCTGGCTGAGGTGGCTCGCGTTGTATATAACGTGGTGGAAGCTGAACACCGTGGGAAAGACTTTTCTGTGGTGTATAAATGGATGCGGGACCAGTCACACCCACAATGATGGCATGATACTGACACTGCGTTTTGTTTTTCGAAAGATATGCCACTTGATATCAGTCGCCGGAGTTTGGTGTCTCCCTTTGGctcttctctcctctgctgcaTCATACTCTGGAATAGACGTCAGGAAGTTTCATACCTAGCTGTCTTTGAAAGATATTTGAAAGGTTGTCTAGACTTACGCGAGTGACGCTCTACGTAGCTCATGAAAGTTTCGAGTGTTTCTATACATTGCTATACATTGCTACTCGTAATCAGTGGCTATACAGCTCCGGCTGTTGTGTTTATATTGCAGAGAGCCTGGAAACTCTGTAGACAACTCGATTTCATGTACATTGAGCACTTTACTTCAACTGTGATGATGAGTTTTTTATGCACCGCTGAGACATCCCTCCAGATTTCATTTCTCCTCTGCCACTCACACCCACACCTTACCATTCACTTGTCCATCTTCCTAATCATTCTTATTGTGCCTTTCAGTGCCTTCCATGATTCGCAGCTCACAGAAGCTCTTTCCCTCCCTGCTTTACCTCTTCTGCGGGTGAGTTCAAGGGCTCCTTCCCTTCCAGTCCTGGTCCTTGATCCCCTAGTTCTCTCGCTTTGTGTtctcccatctttctcctctcatCATCTCTCGTCTCGCATTGCttcatcaacttcttcatcccatcGTCTCTTTTAGCTATTCCACATCCCACAACTTTCGAGCTTGCTACCGAATTACCTTTCTCTAGCTAGCTTCAGCCATTATCGCTCCTATTGTGCTCATCTTGAAGGCTCTGGCTTTCGCTGACGTTCGTTCTGCCTCCGGATCCTCATCCACTTCTGTGGTACTCTAGCCTTCATTCATCTGAAGAATCATGTAAGTTTCAGTGATTGGTTTTCTAATTGATGAGAAGCTCGAGCTTACGAtatgtccagcttcttgTCACTTCCCGCTTTTCCCCAAGCGTTGGGCCCATATCGTTGTGGTAAGTACGACATTCTTTGGGCTTGTTCGAGACAGTGGGCAGCCTATACCTTTTGTCCGGTTTTCttgcttctccttcctctgtTCCACTCCTATGTTTCCCATGTCTGTTGTTCTCACTGTAGTATCCTTCAATTCCCATTGGCTCAACCCCGTATGCTCTGGGACCCCTGCTAACTGTTATTGCAGAACTGTTATTCCAGATTCCTAGCGATGCCTACTCAGACCCAGCAACAGGCTGCCCCCGAGAACGCTCCGACTCAAGCGAGCCATAACGGTCACTTTACTCAGAACAACCGTGGTGCATTTGGTGGCGGTCATCAGCAAGGCAACCGTCCTGACTTGGCTTCATTGTTTGGTGGTTTGAACATTCAGAACCAAGGCTCCGGCGGCAAGTTTAATACCCTCAAGGGAGGGTTGCCAGTTGCCATGCCCCCGCCTTTGGAGCTCGCTGGCCCTCGTTCCTATAACAACCAGCTGGTCCTGCTTCCAAATGGCAGTGTATTTCAAGGACTTCCTCACGCCCCCGTTTCCCCGTTTCCGCAAGGTACACTTCCCGGACATGATCAAGTTGGCCAGATCCCGTACCTGCCCAACACCATGTATCCGGGCCTTGCCCCTGGCTGCGTCCCGGCGGCTATGCAAGGTTACCCTTTCCCATATCATCTCATGAACTGCGATATGCAGGACCCGACTGGCCAGAAGCGGAACCATTGGAATGGTAACGACGAACAAAAGGCAGCTGGGCCCTCAGCATCCGATGGTAGCAACCAAAGTGAATTTTTTGGTGCTCTCCCCAGTCTCGATGGCTCTGCGCTTTCAAACTACGCGATGAATAACATTCCTCAGGGAGGACAGGCAAGCCTGCAACTtcagatgatgaagacgccGACGGGTTACATACTCCAGGATCTCGAAAGCTTGGTTCAGCAGGAACCTGCTATCCCCAGAGCTGTCCCCGCTATGTGGACCAAT
Protein-coding sequences here:
- a CDS encoding putative cell morphogenesis protein (PAG1) (transcript_id=CADANIAT00002080); this encodes MPLVPDDPASTSHHNLSSPPERLVTRSTPSSTVHSRETSAVRGRALDPSALAPATLQPQSRRRGQSHSKSPETASVRPSPGNDAPLERRPSNSYGHHRQTSIVHGIQHSRNPSFAASTTSTSPLSPELIASLSRSGGAEQEMAGLGRLEYSDMHSNHQSSSTNGTANHNTQGMLSTIEDRDTDDVSEGASPLSVAHRRMNSTGKPWRERSHSRSHSRHAQAESKTVGEYALHHLFNSFVGQADNKINQAIMKLGESDTPVEDVCGPGTDSKFDQLISALGHIARQKPKPLIDTIMLWRKAKGDAVLGAKQAASQSKSPAENGLMMRRNTEPSQAAGDSGHSPNSLLSRHDDIVLTERRATVSVYLVCRVLIEIFNQSSLESITVDMADRLEDIVFGQLKTVDPDQITASPLRMANWRIYSQLLGIMSEEKFTSVTTRFLTELEKYQKEESLRGPSKEGDARTELLISGLKHVRIRTSPEKWPKSCDFMRSLARLFVNAHGQRIKQAYCSIFEKLLLPVAANPNCDLTLPKWKEFLDLVHSRLPHMLTKPRHWPAAFPLHVLLLCLSSKENFSSQWLSIIQSLPAKLKDRPTRGPALQAMCRLVWTYFFRYSDSPTVTLRKIDEVVKVALPAGKRTYLSTDPLVAEPLVQLIRMIGFKHPDVCFRTIIFPLINSDYFLSPGRDIKIEQMEPEKMVIGIQSFLAIIADLENCDQLCPPVPTGSIPNPFTDPTDTTSLFRPQNPIDPKLPGTTDAGQNSPCPVNTARLSDNIKAHYFRFCEILGKITLLCDNTFGGQAALDEKFGGSTPKTPITEAFSFGRRDDHLNALDQRQGFYDLLHVAVQALPRCLSDHTPFNSLINLLCTGTAHVQPHLAFSSAESLKAIARQSHAQQVTMGFARFIFNFDARYSTMSDEGMLGPGHIESTLRLYVELLQIWIEEIKQKTKGTIADSGEMNGTVSRALHLDLSSVLAQVEEVESHGLFFLCSQSRVVRSFAITVLRLITEFDSALGKENTRIIRILEADSQQILDVNDEHLTVAERSRIQKGKRRSASQNTLIELCSSEVSYDSTLWSKVFPNIIRISFETCPFAVTLGREIVCARLVQMHKAITALAESPQHPQYPPIDPAQARLLARNNTTAEIMIEQWKSYLVMACTTLNSVGAQSQSQLANAQHTRKSSKGSQSFDKIGSARSLFAFVIPLLSAERASIRNAIVVALGSINKYLYRILLESLQYAVTTCNEEAKIRIGTHHRTPSSPRRSRKTDRLRTEVTHVYKLTSKFLKEPEVYNDDWIVNNLVTYAKDLRIFLSDAGVQNDWEFQSLRFHYCGLMEELFEGVNRTKDPSRWIPFEARKSSFSLMEDWCGYSPNQAQISQREEHMRKLAIAQRQEAGGELRGATAATEIEKRNLRAAALGAMASLCAGPISITTESGSVLQFDVGRMLSWIEIIFNTVSDKWHAIGRRALKNLILHNKEHTYLLERSVEMCYVTERPKSLESYFEVVTEILIEHTDYPLGFWRILGAVLVTLGSPKREIRMKSAKLLRILEEREQKNSRLQDFDISISDKTTAVYKLAQFETSKRLAQQHADLAFTLFSEFSQHFKNLRPDSQRNLVAAILPWVQTMELQVDPNGGPTAKSYMLLANLFEITIRSSTILPNEVQALWQALATGPHGGNVQLVLDFVISLCLERKEQNFVEYAKQVVVFLSGTPAGSKVIEFFLMQVGPKNMVHERKDITPAPLDVKSLPYVADLATVLPVGNKQAGLSLGQVALIFLVDLMVAPVTLPLPDVVKLLHVVVILWDHYTLTVQEQAREMLVHLIHELIAAKIEDDEPAGSRQSIEDFVECIRRSDPKVVWEYEDSHDKEDGEDDSRVPSSMASVTHAVVDFFSLAYEGITDLWAKEALNWATSCPVRHLACRSFQVFRCISTSLDSRMLADMLARLSNTIADEEADYRTFSMEILTTLKIIISSRAPADLLRYPQLFWTTCACLNTIHETEFVESVGMLEKFLDRVDMSDPIVVGELVKGQPPKWEGGFDGIQNLVYKGLKSSQSLNRTLDILHRLSGLPNNELIGDGNRLLFAILANLSHFLRQFDPNIDDPKTLARATLLARVAEGEGCPRLAASLLGFANGQYKAENDFLSHIITEIRSYYYPQQDFQSLVFLMGLLTNATDWFRVKVMKIQCAVIPEVDMRRSDVASHGPDLISPLLRLLQTDLCPQALQVMDHIMTVSGNPMERHHIRMSMASSTSSRAIRKEYERIQSLYGIPEPTGWSIPMPAAQSAVTRHNVHAVFYTCAEVDRVDAQEPVPSEVEFHADDYNDNFFPMRADTMQSIETQTDGNIGDIVQKLDSLDDFFEDTESSHPTLDAVPDMSLRGFAGGYVDSNASIYDQQTAPILRKSLARTASTSSFHNGLVDSRPTNMRFDGVGYHTAGTSTPHLSTQTLRPVSHTRSVTSPVNHVFSQSSAGPQFSTPPTGVHEPTFFSDDEMEDGSFDFDGRLMVNKHPAHPLTSQSRSATDGSSSLESMIRSGMRRLTGSTAAGRDKERQREFVRAQHRAMAQTVDSPRVPKVPAEYLGGSPSHPSSPGQ
- a CDS encoding uncharacterized protein (transcript_id=CADANIAT00002081), whose translation is MSFSCATPLVRRGAAPRSCYTLVRLRKPTPRSTKAFSTSLRRDDTWGFIGLGQMGYNMAKNLHAKIPPSDILIIRDVNEESTARFVREARDTAKSSGASNVLPEVIVADNAREIAEKSNVIITSLPEPQHVKDVFYSMLRQGTLPALEKERIFIDTSTIDPASTKEIANAIHSTNQGRFVDAPVSGGVVGARAGTLSFMFGASSRTGELVERVKAILLLMGKKAWHMGGAGTGVSAKLANNYILAINNIATAEAMNLGMRCGLDPKALQDLVSASTGRCWPMDVNNPVPGVVEGAPASRDYEGGFGISLMNKDLRLALTAAKESGTPLALAEVARVVYNVVEAEHRGKDFSVVYKWMRDQSHPQ